GAGCGGCAGCACCCCTTGGGCGCCGGCGCGGCGGAGCAGCCGGGCGGCCACCGCGAGGGTCCAGCCGGTCTCGGTGCAGTCGTCCACGAGGAGAACCGGGCCGTCCAGCCCGCTGAGGGTCGTGGCGAGGGCGGGCGGCACCGTCAGCGCACCGTCCAGCGCCTTGAGCCGCTGCGCGCTGTTGCTGCGGGAGCCGCCGGGCGCCTCCCCCGTGTACTCGACCGAACCGAGCAGCGGCAGCCTGCCGATCTCGGCGATGCGGGTACCGAGGGAGTGGATCAGCTGAGGCCGCGTGCGTGAGGAGACGGTCACCACGCCGCCGGGCCGTGGCTGGGCGTCGGCCGCGCCCGAGGCCCAGCCGCCGGGCCCCTTCGCCCAGTCGGCCAGCACCGTCACGACGGCCTGGGCGACATCGTCCGGCACCGGGCCGTCCGGCGCCTGGGCCGCGAGCATCGGCCGCAGCCGGTTGCCCCAGCCGATGTCGGACAGCCGGCCCAGTGCCCTGCCCGGCGCCGCCTGCTCCGCCGCCGGAATCCGGCCCTTCAGATCGACGCCGATCGCCGGAAGCCCCGTCGGCCACATACGGCGCGGCTCCACCTCGACGCCGGCCCGCCCCAGGTCGACCCGCGCGGCGTCGAGGGAGTCGGAGGAGGTGTCGGCGGTGAAACGCGGGCCCGCGCAGTTGTCGCACTGGCCGCAGGGCTTCGCGCCCTCGTCGTCCAACTGTCGTTGCAGGAACTCCATCCGGCACTCGGTCGTCGCGGCGTAGTCGCGCATCGACTGCTGCTCGGCCTTGCGCTGGCGCGCGACCCAGTCGTAGCGCTCCGCGTCGTACGTCCAGGGCTGTCCGGTCGCGATCCAGCCCCCCTTGACCCGCTTGACCGCTCCGTCCACGTCGAGGACCTTCAGCATGGTCTCCAGGCGGGAACGGCGCAGTTCCACCAGCGGCTCCAACGCGGGCAGCGACAGCGGACGCTCCGCGCGCGCGAGGACGTCGAGCGTGCGGCGCACCAGATCCTCCGACGGGAAGGCCAGCGAGGCGAAGTACTGCCAGATCGCCTCGTCCTCCTTCCCGGGCAGCAGGAGCACCTCGGCGTGCTCGACACCGCGCCCCGCGCGACCGACCTGCTGGTAGTACGCGATGGGGGAGGACGGCGAACCCAGGTGCACCACGAAACCCAGGTCGGGCTTGTCGAAGCCCATGCCGAGCGCCGAGGTGGCCACCAGCGCCTTGACCCGGTTGGCGAGCAGGTCGTCCTCGGCCTGTTGCCGGTCCGCGTTCTCGGTCTTGCCGGTGTAGGAGGCGACGGTGTGGCCGCGCTGCCGCAGGAAGGCGGTGACCTCCTCGGCGGCGGCCACGGTGAGCGTGTAGATGATGCCGGAACCCGGGAGCCGGTCGAGGTGGTCGGCGAGCCAGGCCATCCGGTGCGCGGCGTCGGACAGCCGCAGCACCC
The Streptomyces sp. NBC_01723 genome window above contains:
- a CDS encoding RecQ family ATP-dependent DNA helicase, with the protein product MEHTNNADLRTAADAVLARLVGDTSCGARLREDQWRAIEALVAERRRALVVQRTGWGKSAVYFVATALLRDRGAGPTVIVSPLLALMRNQVEAAARAGIRARTINSSNTEEWDTVQDEIAAGEVDVLLVSPERLNNPDFRDQVLPKLSAATGLLVVDEAHCISDWGHDFRPDYRRLRTMLTDLPPGVPVLATTATANARVTADVAEQLGTGGTSDALVLRGPLDRESLSLGVLRLSDAAHRMAWLADHLDRLPGSGIIYTLTVAAAEEVTAFLRQRGHTVASYTGKTENADRQQAEDDLLANRVKALVATSALGMGFDKPDLGFVVHLGSPSSPIAYYQQVGRAGRGVEHAEVLLLPGKEDEAIWQYFASLAFPSEDLVRRTLDVLARAERPLSLPALEPLVELRRSRLETMLKVLDVDGAVKRVKGGWIATGQPWTYDAERYDWVARQRKAEQQSMRDYAATTECRMEFLQRQLDDEGAKPCGQCDNCAGPRFTADTSSDSLDAARVDLGRAGVEVEPRRMWPTGLPAIGVDLKGRIPAAEQAAPGRALGRLSDIGWGNRLRPMLAAQAPDGPVPDDVAQAVVTVLADWAKGPGGWASGAADAQPRPGGVVTVSSRTRPQLIHSLGTRIAEIGRLPLLGSVEYTGEAPGGSRSNSAQRLKALDGALTVPPALATTLSGLDGPVLLVDDCTETGWTLAVAARLLRRAGAQGVLPLVLAVQG